TGACCCGGAAACAGGCAATGGCGGCAGGACTCCTGGGCGTGTGCCTGGCGTGCGCCGCGCTGAGTCCGGCGCGCGCGCTCGACAACCCGCGCCTCGACGGCATTCGTCCGCTCGGCATGGGGAATGCGTTCCTGGCTGTATGCGACGACCGAAACGCGCTCTACACGAATCCCGCGGGACTGTCCCGCATCGGTGGGCTCGGCATCAGCGGACTTGGGTTCTTGGGCGGCGTGGACGCCGAGTTTCTGTCGCTGGCGGATTTCATCCGGAACAACAGCGATCGCCTCTCCGGAGACACGCCCGTCGACAACGAGTTTCACGAATCGCTCGCGCCCTATGACGACCGGTGGGTGTCCGTGGACGCGAACGCCTACACCGATGTCACGATGCGCGGGTTCGGCGCGGGGGTCTTCACGACCGGCAGCGTGAGCGTGCGGATCGACCGGGGCGTATACGAGCCCCGCGTGTATGCGGAAGTCTCGGACGACCTCGTCGCCGTGGTGGGCGCGGCGCTTCCCGGGAAGTGGCACGGGTTCACGGCGGGCGCCACCGCCAAGGGCATCTGGCGACGAAACTCCAGCCGCGCCCTTCGCGCCACCGAACTCGCGGACTTCGACGCGGCCGAGATCGCTTCCGAGCTGGAGTCTTCCGCGAATGGGTTCGGCATGGACTTCGGCCTCTTGTGGAATCAGCCGAGATCGCGCGTGTCCGCCGCGGCGGTCTTGCGGGATGCTGTCGGCGTCGTCGGTGGCGAGGCGATCGGCGCATCGCTGGACTTCGGGTTGGCCTATCGACCCCTGCGCGGGAGCCTCGGCATTGTGCGGGATATCGTGCTGGCCGCCGACTTCCGCGACGCGATGCGCACGGAGGTCGCGCCCGGCAACCGTCTCGATCTGGGTGCTGAGTTGAAGATTCCGTTCGTGTCCTTCCGGGGCGGCGTGCATCAGGGGTACCCCACCGCCGGGATCGGAGTGCATGCGTTCATCTTCTCCCTCGACTACGCCTTTGCCGGGCGCGAACTCGGCACACACCCCGGCGCCGACGGCCAGTACATGCACTATCTGGAGATGCGGATCGGCGGCTGATCCGACACTCCCGGCGGCTTCCGGGGCGGCGCGGAAACGCGCTTCCCCGGGTCGCTTCCTTGACACTGGCGGGACCGGCCGATAGAGTGGCGCCTCACCCTATTCCCGCTACCCGGGAGGCACCATGATCGGCAAGAAGCCTGCGCCCGAGAGCGCTCCCGAGAGCGTGAAATCGTCCTCGGCCATCGGTGAACGCTCTTTCTTTGAAGGCTCGCTGGATGTTACCGGAAACCTCCGGGTGGACGGCAAGTTCAAGGGGGAACTCCGTGTGTCGGAGGACCTCGTCGTCGGGAAGAACGGCCTTGTGGAAGCGGATGTTCATGCCAAGAACGCGCTCATCACGGGCACTGTTTGCGGAAACCTGAACGCCTCGGAGAAAATCTCCCTCCGAAGCGGGTCGCGCCTTGAAGGTGAAATGGTCACGGCACGGCTCGTGATCGAGGAAGGCGTCACCTTCCAGGGCCGCTGCAATACCGCCCCGGACCAGAAGGCCGCATCGGCCTCTCCCGGCCCGAGGCCCCAGACGCCTGCGGAAGACGCTCGCGCACAGGTCGAGAAGATCGCGCGGGAAGTCGCGGGCTCCTGACGGACTCTCGCGCTGATTCCGGGATGAGCGTCGCCTTCGTGGTCAACCCCGCCGCGGGGCGGGGTGCCTGTGGTGCTCTCGCGGAGACGCTGCCGGGTCTCTTGAAGGCGCGCGGCATGGATGCAGAGGTTCTCCGCACGAACGCCCCGGAAGAAGCCGTTCATCTTGCCCGGGGTGCCGCCCAGGACGGGCGGATCGTGGTCGCCGTCGGAGGAGACGGCACCGCTCACGAAGTGGTGAATGGGATCGCCGGAACCGGCGCGCGGTTCGGACTGATCCCCGCGGGCACCGGCAACGATCTTGCCCAGGCGATGGGCATTCCCGCAGACCCCGCCGCCGCGCTGGATGTTCTCGTTCACGGACGCCACGCCTCTTTCGACCTCGGCCGGTTTGACGATGGGTGGTTCGTCAACAGCCTCGGCCTGGGATTCGAGGCGCAGGTGACCGCGGAAAGCCGGCGCATCCGACGCATTCGTGGGTTCGCCGTCTATCTGGTCGGACTCATCCGCGCGCTGACCCACCTGCACTGCCCCAGACTGGATGTCCGGATCGACGGGGAACGCGTGGAGGAACGAATGCTCCTCGTCTCCATCGGGAACGGGCATCGTGTCGGCGGCGGCTTCCTTCTCACACCGGATGCAGACCCGGCCGACGGGCTTCTCGATGTCTGTCTGGTCCGCGCGATGGGGCGTTCCGGCGTTCTCCGAATGCTCCCGCGCGCGCTGACGGGAAAGCACATGGGCGCGAACGGAGTCCGAATGCTCCGGGCGCGACAAGTCGAGATCACCTCTCCGGACGGCTTCCCGCTCCATGCGGACGGCGAGATCCGCGGGATGTCCCGCAAGCGGCTCTCGGTCTCGGTCCACCCCGGCGCACTGCCAGTGGTCCTCCCCGCGGAGAAGGCGTGTCCCGCGCCTGCACGCTAGAGTTTCTGCCGATCCATCCGATCTTCAAACTCCGTGACGAGATAGAACCGCCCCGCGCGAACATCCGTGAACCGCTGCGTCAAGTCTGACGCGGGCCAGTAGACTTCCACCGCCGCAATCCGATCCGCCGCACCCAGTCCGATCTCCGAACGAATGCTCGACGCGCCGAAACTCCCCGACGGCCAGACCCACTGGTAGATGTCGCGGGTCCGTCCTCCCTCTTCCACCGTGACGCGAATGCGCGACCCGAACCCGTCCCGGTTCGACTGCACGCCGCGCAGAGAGATGGTGATCCACCCGTTCCCGTGCCCCGGGTTTTCGAAGAGGCTGTTGAAGAACGGATCGAACGCATACATCCCGCCGCTTTGCAGGTAGATGTCCTGATCGCCGTCGTTGTCGATGTCTCCGAACGCAATCCCGTGCCCTTTCTGGAGACTGCCCATGCCTGCCGAGAAGGTGACATCCGTGAATGTGCCGTCGCAGTCGTTTCGGTAGAGAACATTCGGCATCACGGCGTCGAAGTCCGGCGTTCCCGTACCCAGATAAAAGTCCGGGAACCCGTCGTTGTCGAGATCGCCGAAGTTCGCGCCCATCGTGAGCGAGTGACGGTGAAGCCCCGCCTCCTTCGCGCGATTTCGAAACACGCCTCCCTCGTTATGGAAGAGCGCGTTCAGACCGAACTCGTCGGAGGGAAACATATAGCTCCTTGCGACCGTGTTGATGTCCCCACCGTATCCGGCCACGAAGAGATCCAGCGCACCGTCATTGTCGTAGTCCCAGAACCAGACGGGAAAGCTGAAGTGCGGTTCGTCCAGACCCATCTCCTCCGCGATGTCCGTGAAAGTGCCGTCTCCGTTGTTCCGATACATCCGGTTCTTGTCGAACTGGTTGGAGACATAGAGGTCGGGGTCGCGGTCTCCGTCGATGTCTCCCCACGCCGCCCCCTTCGCCAGTCGGAGATTCTCCACGCCAGCCGCTTTCGACACATCCGTGAAGGTACCGTCCCCGTCATTACGGAATAGCTGGCACGGATAGTCCACACGGGCCTCCGGAG
This genomic stretch from Gemmatimonadota bacterium harbors:
- a CDS encoding diacylglycerol kinase family lipid kinase; protein product: MSVAFVVNPAAGRGACGALAETLPGLLKARGMDAEVLRTNAPEEAVHLARGAAQDGRIVVAVGGDGTAHEVVNGIAGTGARFGLIPAGTGNDLAQAMGIPADPAAALDVLVHGRHASFDLGRFDDGWFVNSLGLGFEAQVTAESRRIRRIRGFAVYLVGLIRALTHLHCPRLDVRIDGERVEERMLLVSIGNGHRVGGGFLLTPDADPADGLLDVCLVRAMGRSGVLRMLPRALTGKHMGANGVRMLRARQVEITSPDGFPLHADGEIRGMSRKRLSVSVHPGALPVVLPAEKACPAPAR
- a CDS encoding CRTAC1 family protein translates to GTFEDRTEESGLTGQLGGLNLVCADYDGDGRRDILVLRGGWFGTWGRHPNSLLRNLGDGRFRDVTKDAGLAADDYPCQNASFADYDLDGDLDLFLGNEQPPPEARVDYPCQLFRNDGDGTFTDVSKAAGVENLRLAKGAAWGDIDGDRDPDLYVSNQFDKNRMYRNNGDGTFTDIAEEMGLDEPHFSFPVWFWDYDNDGALDLFVAGYGGDINTVARSYMFPSDEFGLNALFHNEGGVFRNRAKEAGLHRHSLTMGANFGDLDNDGFPDFYLGTGTPDFDAVMPNVLYRNDCDGTFTDVTFSAGMGSLQKGHGIAFGDIDNDGDQDIYLQSGGMYAFDPFFNSLFENPGHGNGWITISLRGVQSNRDGFGSRIRVTVEEGGRTRDIYQWVWPSGSFGASSIRSEIGLGAADRIAAVEVYWPASDLTQRFTDVRAGRFYLVTEFEDRMDRQKL
- a CDS encoding polymer-forming cytoskeletal protein is translated as MIGKKPAPESAPESVKSSSAIGERSFFEGSLDVTGNLRVDGKFKGELRVSEDLVVGKNGLVEADVHAKNALITGTVCGNLNASEKISLRSGSRLEGEMVTARLVIEEGVTFQGRCNTAPDQKAASASPGPRPQTPAEDARAQVEKIAREVAGS